Part of the Sulfurimonas hongkongensis genome is shown below.
CAAGACACCATCAAGATGAGTCCATAAGAGTATTTCCACTCTCAAACTGGACGGAGCTAGACATCTGGCAATATATCTATCTTGAAAATATAGATATACCACAACTATACTTCTCAAAAGAGCGTGAAGTTATAGAGTATATGGGCACAAAAATCTTAGTAGATGATGAGAGGATGCCTGAGGAGTTAAGAAAAACTGCTAAAGTAGAGAAGGTAAGATTTAGAACACTAGGATGCTATCCACTTACAGGTGCAGTAAATAGTGAAGCTACAACCTTACCAGAGATTATACAAGAGATGCTAATCTGTACTACAAGTGAAAGGCAAGGAAGACTCATAGATAGTGATGGCGATGCATCGATGGAGAAGAAGAAACAAGAGGGGTATTTTTAGAACTCAGGGGTCAAAGCTCTAATAATTGATAAAGGAAATATTTGAATGTCACACCAATCAGACCTAATTGCTAACAATATAGAAGCATATCTAAAAGAACACGAGAACAAAGAGATATGTAGGTTTATCACTTGTGGTAGTGTTGATGATGGAAAGAGTACTCTAATAGGAAGACTTCTTTATGATGCAAAGATGATATTTGAAGACCAGCTTGCAGCGATAGAAAGAGATAGTAAAAAAAGTGGAACTACAGGCGATAAAATTGACTTGGCACTTTTAGTAGATGGACTTGCAAGTGAGAGAGAGCAAGGAATTACTATAGATGTAGCCTATAGATTTTTCTCAACTGATAAAAGAAAATTTATAATAGCAGATACTCCAGGTCATGAAGAGTACACTAGAAATATGGCAACAGGTGCTAGTACTGCTGATATTGCAATTATACTTATAGATGCAAGAAAGGGTGTTTTAACACAAACTAAAAGGCACTCATATATAGCCTCTTTGCTAGGGATTAAAAATCTTGTAGTTGCTATAAATAAGATGGATTTAGTAGATTTTTCACAAGAAGTATTTGAGAGTATAAAA
Proteins encoded:
- a CDS encoding sulfate adenylyltransferase subunit 1 encodes the protein MSHQSDLIANNIEAYLKEHENKEICRFITCGSVDDGKSTLIGRLLYDAKMIFEDQLAAIERDSKKSGTTGDKIDLALLVDGLASEREQGITIDVAYRFFSTDKRKFIIADTPGHEEYTRNMATGASTADIAIILIDARKGVLTQTKRHSYIASLLGIKNLVVAINKMDLVDFSQEVFESIKKDYENEVLTHLNPEHLTLNTTFIPISALDGDNIVNKSENLSWYKEKPLMELLDTIPLNSAQSSEFRGQSSGVRVQGSGVRGQSQDLSTHFRLPVQYVSRPHLNFRGFCGTISSGSISV